A stretch of the Deinococcota bacterium genome encodes the following:
- a CDS encoding metallophosphoesterase encodes TELWRPDLVLSAGDLVAGQKHDLPAARFGEMWAAFDRSIAAPLREAGIPFGFALGNHDASSLRRADGGYAFGRERVAATRYWLEHTPDLDFVDRATFPFDYSFRSGKVFVLVWDASSARLSEATLAWAREALAGPEAQGAGLRLVIGHLPLYGIAEGRNSPGEVLENGDALRERLEAYGVHLYISGHHHAYYPAKRGELALLHTGGTPPRRLLGSDGPPRTAVTVMDIDFGEAGAGVRYTSYDLATFAEVELESLPESIDGLGGRVVRLDLAE; translated from the coding sequence CACCGAGCTGTGGCGGCCCGACCTCGTCCTCTCGGCGGGCGACCTGGTGGCCGGTCAAAAGCACGACCTGCCGGCGGCACGCTTCGGCGAGATGTGGGCGGCCTTTGACCGCTCTATCGCCGCGCCCTTGCGCGAGGCCGGCATTCCCTTTGGCTTCGCGCTCGGCAACCACGACGCCTCCTCGCTGCGCCGCGCGGACGGCGGCTACGCCTTTGGGCGAGAGCGCGTAGCGGCGACGCGCTACTGGCTCGAGCATACGCCGGACCTCGACTTCGTCGACCGGGCGACCTTTCCCTTCGACTACAGCTTCCGCTCGGGCAAAGTCTTCGTGCTTGTCTGGGACGCCTCGAGCGCGCGGCTCTCGGAGGCGACCCTGGCCTGGGCGCGGGAGGCACTCGCGGGTCCCGAGGCGCAAGGGGCCGGGCTGCGCCTGGTCATCGGCCACCTGCCGCTCTACGGTATCGCGGAGGGGCGCAACAGTCCCGGCGAGGTGCTCGAGAACGGCGACGCGCTGCGCGAGCGGCTCGAGGCTTACGGCGTCCACCTCTATATCAGCGGCCACCACCACGCCTACTACCCGGCCAAGCGGGGCGAGTTGGCGCTCCTCCACACGGGCGGCACCCCTCCGCGGCGGCTCCTGGGCAGCGACGGGCCGCCGCGCACCGCCGTCACCGTCATGGACATCGACTTCGGCGAGGCCGGAGCGGGTGTCCGCTACACGAGCTACGACCTCGCCACCTTCGCCGAGGTGGAGCTCGAGAGCTTGCCCGAGAGCATCGACGGCTTGGGCGGCCGCGTCGTGCGGCTCGACCTGGCCGAGTGA
- a CDS encoding SWIM zinc finger family protein, which produces MLREHSSSASFERGVDYYRQGAVVSLEQRDKLLSAEVEGSEFEPYLVRVEFDDAGVTSASCTCPYEYGGWCKHTVATLLAVIEEPDLVEERQPLEELLEPLSASQLRQALRHLAEKHPETVRTLELHLITSSVESVPAKPKRQTPVDVALFRQLAKAAVRGAELDWDGNPDFGDLYEVIDKVAPFLEQGDYRNALGILEAVTAGFFEAASDQDYEGYFYDEWLYDKLDGCWAEAVLGAELGEGERVRLQGEIAAWTANLEHYSMSAFGMTDAALAQGWEYPPLVDVLRGEEREAGAWASEEVVPDFADDLARIRLRILEREGRHQEYLRLAKAEGLSTAYLEMLVKLGRVGEALEQAKGELSRPSEAFGLAKTLREQGEPRHALDIAEYGLGLRVAADDGVPRYGDHYQDHGENKYHLAAWTSELATGLGERERALRAAVTAFEERPSFADYQQLRELARETWPELKERLLASLRSKPGAGDAKVDIFLHEDLLRDAIAAVDDRSVYNDVQVRRVMDAATGTHPDWVIDNARRRAESIMAGGKAKYYHEAAEWLERVKTAHLRTGRKEAWQGCLAEIKHKHGRKYKLMGLLKDL; this is translated from the coding sequence GTGTTGCGCGAGCACAGCTCGAGCGCCTCCTTTGAACGGGGCGTGGACTACTACCGGCAGGGCGCGGTGGTGTCGCTCGAGCAGCGCGACAAGCTGCTTAGCGCCGAGGTCGAGGGGAGTGAGTTCGAGCCCTACCTCGTCCGGGTCGAGTTCGACGATGCCGGGGTGACCAGCGCGAGCTGCACCTGCCCCTACGAGTACGGGGGGTGGTGCAAGCACACTGTGGCGACGCTGCTGGCCGTGATCGAGGAGCCGGATCTCGTCGAGGAGCGGCAACCTCTGGAGGAGTTGCTCGAGCCGCTCTCCGCAAGCCAGCTGCGCCAAGCCTTGCGCCACCTCGCCGAGAAGCATCCGGAGACCGTGAGGACGCTCGAGCTGCACCTGATCACGTCGAGCGTCGAGAGCGTTCCTGCCAAACCCAAGCGCCAGACCCCGGTCGACGTGGCCCTCTTTCGCCAGCTCGCCAAGGCTGCGGTGCGGGGCGCCGAACTCGATTGGGACGGCAATCCCGATTTCGGCGACCTCTACGAAGTGATCGACAAGGTCGCACCCTTCCTGGAGCAGGGGGACTACCGCAACGCCTTGGGGATCTTGGAGGCCGTCACCGCTGGCTTTTTCGAAGCGGCGAGCGACCAAGACTACGAAGGCTACTTCTACGACGAGTGGCTCTACGACAAGCTGGACGGCTGCTGGGCCGAAGCGGTGCTGGGAGCCGAACTCGGCGAAGGGGAGCGAGTCAGGCTGCAGGGCGAGATCGCGGCCTGGACTGCGAACCTCGAGCATTACAGCATGAGCGCCTTCGGGATGACCGATGCCGCCCTGGCGCAAGGTTGGGAGTACCCGCCTCTGGTCGACGTCTTGCGGGGTGAGGAGCGGGAGGCGGGGGCCTGGGCCAGCGAAGAGGTCGTCCCCGACTTCGCCGACGACCTCGCCCGGATTCGCCTGCGCATCTTAGAGCGCGAGGGACGCCATCAGGAGTACCTGCGCCTCGCCAAGGCGGAGGGCCTGAGCACCGCGTATCTGGAGATGCTCGTGAAGCTAGGGCGGGTGGGCGAAGCGCTCGAGCAGGCCAAAGGTGAGCTTAGCCGGCCGAGCGAAGCCTTTGGGTTGGCGAAGACCCTCCGGGAGCAGGGGGAGCCCCGTCACGCGCTCGACATCGCCGAGTACGGTCTTGGTCTGCGCGTCGCCGCTGACGACGGTGTGCCTCGCTACGGAGACCATTACCAAGACCATGGCGAAAACAAGTACCATCTCGCCGCCTGGACGAGCGAGCTGGCGACCGGTTTGGGCGAGCGGGAGCGGGCGCTCCGGGCGGCCGTCACCGCCTTCGAGGAGAGGCCCTCGTTCGCCGATTATCAGCAGCTCAGAGAGCTGGCCAGGGAGACTTGGCCGGAACTCAAGGAGCGACTCCTGGCTTCGCTGCGGAGCAAGCCGGGGGCCGGGGACGCCAAGGTCGATATCTTCCTGCACGAAGATTTGCTTAGGGACGCCATCGCCGCCGTCGACGACCGGAGCGTCTATAACGACGTCCAGGTTCGGCGGGTGATGGACGCCGCGACGGGGACGCACCCCGACTGGGTGATCGACAACGCCCGGCGCCGTGCCGAGTCGATCATGGCTGGGGGCAAGGCGAAGTACTACCACGAGGCGGCCGAATGGCTCGAGAGGGTCAAAACCGCCCACCTGCGGACAGGGCGGAAGGAGGCGTGGCAAGGCTGTCTCGCCGAGATCAAACACAAACACGGTCGCAAATACAAGCTGATGGGCCTGCTGAAGGACCTGTAA
- a CDS encoding Uma2 family endonuclease yields the protein MALSDEQLLELASLNSDVRLELTAQGDLIVMPPAGGSSGRRNAQITTQLGVWSEHDGSGEVFDSSTGFRLPNGAVRSPDASWVSKARLAGLTAEEREKYLPLCPEFVLELRSPTDSLRITKEKMQEYMDNGARLGWLIDPRRARVTVYTPGQVEESEGLETLRGDPVLPGFTLDLRKVWG from the coding sequence ATGGCGCTAAGCGACGAGCAGCTGCTGGAACTCGCTTCGCTCAATAGCGATGTACGCCTAGAACTCACGGCGCAAGGAGACCTTATTGTCATGCCACCTGCAGGCGGAAGCTCGGGGAGACGAAACGCCCAAATCACCACACAGCTTGGCGTCTGGAGCGAACATGACGGCAGCGGCGAAGTTTTTGACTCCTCTACCGGCTTCCGGCTTCCTAACGGCGCCGTCCGCTCGCCTGATGCCTCTTGGGTCAGCAAAGCGCGCTTAGCAGGGCTGACTGCAGAGGAGCGAGAAAAATATCTGCCGCTGTGCCCTGAGTTTGTGCTCGAGCTTCGTTCACCAACGGACAGTTTGCGCATCACCAAAGAGAAAATGCAGGAATACATGGACAACGGAGCTAGGCTCGGCTGGCTCATCGACCCGCGGAGAGCGCGCGTGACGGTCTACACGCCGGGACAGGTAGAGGAATCAGAAGGGCTCGAGACGCTTAGAGGTGACCCCGTTCTGCCCGGCTTTACCTTGGACCTGCGTAAGGTTTGGGGTTAG
- a CDS encoding ABC transporter permease, producing the protein MKRFMPTAALVWLALALLFFALDTVQIGLRDQRLRGAEAVLGPDLWLPLLGLHPEKLIQVGSLNTGLPLAWFALAFALLEAVVGYAYRRREEKLLRPLLRAAGIFLLFWSFFGHVPLWDYVLGLIFPRSPQLLHPAATVIQFTAQHLELVIVSSIITVTLGLTLGILVTRRSLREFLPLVSDLVNGAQTVPTLAIVAIMAPVIGFGFWPAVIALILYGILPVVRNTIAGLNAVDRFMIDSARGMGMTPAQILWKIEIPNASRVILAGVRTSVVINIGTAALGAFVGSGGLGVPIASGLSLNVEPFVLLGALPAALLAILIDYLLGRVEFVLTPRGLQLEA; encoded by the coding sequence ATGAAGCGCTTCATGCCGACCGCGGCCCTGGTGTGGCTGGCGCTCGCCCTGCTGTTCTTCGCGCTCGACACCGTGCAGATTGGCCTGAGAGACCAGCGGCTGAGGGGCGCCGAAGCGGTGCTCGGCCCCGACTTGTGGCTGCCGCTCCTTGGCCTTCACCCGGAGAAGCTCATCCAGGTGGGTTCGCTCAACACCGGGCTGCCCCTGGCCTGGTTCGCGCTCGCCTTTGCCCTCCTCGAGGCAGTGGTCGGCTACGCCTACCGCCGGCGCGAGGAGAAGCTGCTCCGGCCGCTGTTGCGGGCCGCGGGCATCTTCTTGCTGTTCTGGTCCTTTTTCGGCCATGTGCCGCTCTGGGACTACGTGCTCGGCCTGATATTCCCCAGAAGCCCGCAGCTTCTGCATCCCGCCGCCACGGTCATCCAGTTCACCGCCCAGCACCTCGAGCTGGTCATCGTCTCCTCGATCATCACCGTGACGCTCGGCCTGACCCTGGGCATCCTGGTCACCCGCCGGAGCCTCCGCGAGTTCCTGCCGCTGGTGTCCGACCTGGTGAACGGCGCCCAGACCGTGCCGACCCTGGCGATCGTCGCCATCATGGCGCCCGTGATCGGCTTCGGCTTCTGGCCCGCGGTGATCGCCTTGATTCTCTACGGCATCTTGCCGGTCGTGCGCAACACCATCGCCGGGCTGAACGCCGTCGACCGCTTCATGATCGACTCGGCGCGCGGCATGGGCATGACGCCCGCGCAGATCCTCTGGAAAATAGAGATCCCCAACGCCAGCCGCGTCATCTTGGCGGGGGTGCGCACCAGCGTGGTCATCAACATCGGCACCGCCGCCCTGGGCGCCTTTGTGGGCTCGGGCGGCTTGGGCGTGCCGATCGCCAGCGGGCTCAGCTTGAACGTCGAACCCTTCGTGCTCTTAGGCGCCCTGCCGGCGGCGCTCCTCGCCATCCTTATCGACTACCTGCTCGGCCGCGTCGAGTTCGTGCTGACGCCGCGAGGGTTGCAGCTCGAGGCTTAG
- a CDS encoding betaine/proline/choline family ABC transporter ATP-binding protein (Members of the family are the ATP-binding subunit of ABC transporters for substrates such as betaine, L-proline or other amino acids, choline, carnitine, etc. The substrate specificity is best determined from the substrate-binding subunit, rather than this subunit, as it interacts with the permease subunit and not with substrate directly.), whose amino-acid sequence MIAFENVVKEYASGFKAVDGLSLEVHEGEICVLIGPSGCGKTTTMRMVNRLIPITSGQILVEGRDNRNVPAETLRRKIGYAIQQIGLFPHMTVGQNIAVVPRLLGWEEGRIRRRVDELLTLVGLEPGLNRDKYPRQLSGGQQQRVGVARAMGADPPIMLMDEPFGAVDPITREVLQEEFLQIQHEVGKTIIFVTHDIDEAIKMGDRIAILRDGELVQMDTPDRLLAKPKDDFVRSFVGADRQLKRLGLVRIGELMDLDPPVVALAGRLEDARAEMARLGVRSAFVVGEGGRLEGWVDKEAVDKESAQGGGTLQEAVNRAHPLDIAVRESATAREALSAMVTRGFRVTPVVDGAGALKGFVRLKTLQAIVERGAAPEAGTGAAPTPPSQAPPEAP is encoded by the coding sequence GTGATCGCCTTCGAGAACGTCGTCAAGGAGTACGCGAGCGGTTTCAAGGCGGTCGACGGGCTCAGCCTCGAGGTTCATGAGGGCGAGATCTGCGTGTTGATCGGCCCCTCGGGCTGCGGCAAGACGACCACCATGCGCATGGTCAACCGGCTCATTCCCATAACGAGCGGGCAGATCCTGGTCGAGGGCCGGGACAACCGCAACGTCCCCGCCGAGACGCTCCGGCGCAAGATCGGCTACGCCATCCAGCAGATCGGCCTCTTTCCCCACATGACCGTCGGCCAGAACATCGCCGTGGTGCCGCGGCTGCTCGGCTGGGAGGAAGGCCGCATCCGCCGCCGGGTGGATGAACTCCTGACGCTCGTCGGCCTCGAGCCGGGGCTCAACCGCGACAAATACCCCCGGCAGCTCTCGGGCGGCCAGCAGCAGCGCGTCGGCGTGGCGCGGGCCATGGGCGCCGACCCGCCGATCATGCTCATGGACGAGCCCTTCGGCGCCGTCGACCCCATCACCCGCGAGGTCTTGCAAGAGGAGTTCCTGCAGATTCAACATGAGGTCGGCAAGACCATCATCTTCGTCACCCACGACATCGACGAGGCCATCAAGATGGGTGACCGCATCGCCATCTTGCGGGACGGCGAGCTGGTGCAGATGGACACCCCGGACAGGCTTCTGGCGAAGCCCAAAGACGACTTCGTGCGCTCATTCGTGGGCGCGGATCGGCAGCTCAAGCGCCTGGGCCTGGTGCGCATCGGCGAGCTGATGGACTTAGACCCGCCGGTCGTGGCCTTGGCGGGCCGGCTCGAGGACGCCCGCGCCGAGATGGCGCGTCTGGGGGTGAGGAGCGCCTTCGTGGTCGGTGAGGGGGGGCGGCTCGAGGGCTGGGTGGACAAGGAGGCAGTGGACAAGGAAAGTGCGCAAGGCGGCGGCACGCTGCAAGAGGCCGTGAACCGCGCGCACCCCCTCGACATCGCGGTGAGGGAGAGCGCTACGGCGCGCGAGGCGCTCTCGGCGATGGTGACGCGCGGCTTTCGCGTCACCCCGGTGGTCGACGGCGCGGGCGCCCTAAAGGGCTTTGTTCGCCTGAAGACCCTGCAGGCCATCGTCGAGCGCGGCGCGGCACCGGAGGCCGGGACCGGCGCGGCGCCGACCCCACCCTCACAGGCGCCCCCAGAGGCGCCATGA
- a CDS encoding ABC transporter permease — protein MGSLVAGLGFFFLPIIELKPNRLASGIPYHLLGLEGDLRYPALFALALAPLLVALLPAGKERGWPLVLLGNGLLVLTFVLPAQAGGLLVENAAELLGEGVRIRNPRLLPSAALALGVMGGYTVLFAGLQDLMRGGVAYGARLLAAWAGAALVVLLFAGGYLDIYSVMVEFYANGEQLARKFLEHGMFVGVALTVGSVIGVGLGLWASRDERVAPVILWAVGIIQTIPSLALFGVLLVPMARLGNQRFSAVLVFLALALAVAAALLLVYRLLGAKLPEAGRQVNLLLSALALAVPLALVTVIIASFLYRVSLLAFSSGRYGTLTSALLLALLVGLVLWAAARWLFGRGGLYRFTRYAALVAGAVAGVIMAVVLVQASGQFLARVAGFAALTVRDLGVSGIGPAPALIALTLYALLPLVRNTYAGLKNVDAAIIDSGRGMGMTAAQRFFQIELPLALPIIMAGVRNAGVALVGIGAIASVIGAGGLGDFIFSGIISTSIDLILLGTIPAVFLALFLDAALRGVEALLTSPGIRHTAEGEL, from the coding sequence TTGGGCAGCCTGGTGGCCGGCCTCGGCTTTTTCTTTCTGCCCATCATCGAGCTCAAACCCAACCGCCTCGCCTCGGGCATTCCCTATCACCTCCTGGGGCTCGAGGGCGATCTGCGCTACCCTGCGCTCTTTGCCCTGGCCTTGGCGCCGCTCCTGGTCGCGCTGCTGCCGGCGGGGAAGGAGCGCGGTTGGCCTCTGGTCCTGCTCGGCAACGGGCTGCTGGTGCTCACCTTCGTCCTGCCGGCTCAGGCCGGAGGGCTGCTCGTCGAGAACGCCGCCGAGCTCTTGGGCGAGGGGGTGCGCATCCGCAACCCCCGGCTCCTGCCTTCGGCGGCGCTGGCCTTGGGGGTCATGGGGGGTTATACCGTGCTCTTCGCGGGCCTGCAGGACCTCATGCGCGGCGGCGTGGCTTACGGCGCTCGCCTGCTGGCGGCCTGGGCCGGCGCGGCGCTCGTCGTGCTGCTTTTTGCCGGCGGTTATCTCGACATCTACTCGGTCATGGTCGAGTTTTACGCCAACGGCGAGCAGCTGGCGCGCAAGTTCTTGGAGCACGGCATGTTCGTCGGTGTGGCGCTCACCGTGGGCTCGGTCATCGGGGTGGGCCTGGGGCTCTGGGCTTCGCGCGACGAGCGCGTCGCCCCGGTGATCCTCTGGGCGGTGGGCATCATCCAGACCATTCCCAGCCTGGCGCTCTTTGGCGTGCTGCTGGTGCCGATGGCGCGCCTGGGCAACCAGCGCTTCAGCGCGGTGCTCGTTTTCCTGGCGCTGGCGCTGGCCGTGGCCGCGGCGCTCCTCTTGGTCTACCGGCTATTGGGCGCCAAGCTGCCGGAGGCGGGGCGGCAGGTCAACCTGCTGCTGAGCGCCCTGGCGCTGGCGGTGCCCTTGGCGCTCGTCACGGTGATCATCGCGAGCTTTCTCTACCGCGTTTCCCTGTTGGCCTTCAGTTCGGGCCGCTACGGAACTTTGACGAGCGCGCTGCTCCTCGCCCTGCTGGTCGGCCTGGTCCTCTGGGCGGCGGCGCGCTGGCTCTTCGGCAGAGGCGGGCTCTACAGGTTCACGCGCTACGCCGCCCTCGTCGCCGGCGCTGTGGCCGGGGTGATCATGGCGGTCGTCTTGGTGCAGGCGTCGGGGCAGTTTTTGGCTCGAGTCGCGGGCTTCGCGGCGCTCACCGTGCGCGACCTGGGCGTTTCGGGCATCGGCCCCGCCCCGGCGCTCATCGCGCTGACGCTCTACGCGCTCTTGCCGCTGGTGCGCAACACCTACGCGGGCCTCAAAAACGTTGACGCGGCCATCATCGATTCGGGCCGGGGCATGGGCATGACCGCCGCGCAGCGCTTTTTCCAGATCGAACTGCCGCTCGCCTTGCCCATCATCATGGCGGGGGTACGTAATGCCGGGGTGGCCCTGGTCGGCATCGGCGCCATCGCCTCGGTGATCGGCGCGGGCGGCCTGGGCGACTTCATCTTCTCGGGCATCATCAGCACCTCGATCGATCTTATCCTGCTGGGCACCATCCCCGCCGTGTTTCTGGCCCTGTTTCTGGACGCGGCCCTGCGCGGCGTCGAGGCGCTCTTGACCTCGCCCGGCATCCGTCATACCGCCGAGGGGGAGCTGTGA